From Bacillus sp. FSL K6-3431, the proteins below share one genomic window:
- a CDS encoding transglutaminase domain-containing protein, with product MSIRRSSRLILIIISLFLFVACTKDSATTKINEQSEEQKQENQYELVAKEKNAELELEPLSLTTYGEEIGAAVKKPTYQKFAINESMSIEGSIEQYQQLKESYVWIKIQFIGDATTNNSLEYYAPIEDGKFKQKTTLFNGVGEYRVTILLPSKDKENYYHDIANFQVINVNPTVHRDITYSPFAQDAELKIQAPSSGYIKGNEVFSLKGESNLIEENNEIMIELNKDTETWKHVIPVIDGKFAYDIPLFYGKGVHRLKVYVPDKKKSNYYQEATTLYIENESGLITEPVTYFTEYDERGVTLDSPSFGGDETDLSYKIKGTIDKNAPYAKDTTHLYISTKKDGDEALDVIPIHDYSFDAAFYLRFGPGKYEVVVSVPEIMEENSSHFKFFGVAKFNVENTATADSRDLLPSRGVQSDSPKIIAIANELSKDKKTDREVAKAVYEYTAKTISYDVKKLKNDEFDWDDSALKVLDLKTGVCQDYSYLAIALLRASGKEARFVTGHAGSGFNRARHAWVEVKVDGEWLIMDPTWGSGYVDKDMFVAKYTEDYFDPDEAEFSKTHFRSTVEY from the coding sequence ATGTCTATAAGAAGATCATCTCGACTTATTTTAATAATTATTAGTTTGTTTCTATTTGTAGCATGTACAAAAGATTCAGCAACAACAAAGATTAATGAACAATCCGAGGAACAAAAACAAGAAAATCAATATGAACTTGTAGCAAAAGAAAAAAATGCTGAATTAGAGCTTGAGCCTCTTTCATTAACTACCTATGGTGAGGAAATTGGTGCCGCGGTAAAAAAGCCAACATATCAAAAGTTTGCTATCAATGAGTCAATGTCTATAGAAGGTAGTATAGAGCAGTATCAGCAACTGAAAGAAAGCTATGTTTGGATAAAAATTCAATTCATTGGAGATGCCACTACTAATAACTCACTCGAATATTATGCGCCAATAGAAGATGGGAAATTCAAACAAAAGACGACGCTTTTCAATGGGGTAGGAGAATACAGAGTAACCATACTCCTACCTAGTAAAGATAAAGAAAATTATTATCATGATATAGCAAACTTTCAAGTTATCAACGTAAATCCAACTGTACATCGCGATATTACGTATAGCCCTTTTGCTCAAGATGCTGAACTCAAGATTCAAGCCCCAAGTAGTGGCTATATAAAAGGAAATGAAGTTTTTTCTTTAAAAGGGGAAAGCAACCTGATAGAAGAAAACAATGAAATAATGATTGAACTCAACAAAGACACGGAAACTTGGAAACATGTGATACCTGTGATAGATGGAAAGTTCGCTTACGATATCCCTCTGTTTTATGGCAAAGGCGTTCATCGATTAAAAGTATATGTACCTGACAAGAAAAAAAGCAATTATTACCAGGAAGCAACCACTCTTTATATAGAGAACGAATCAGGCCTTATTACTGAACCCGTTACCTATTTTACAGAATATGATGAAAGAGGTGTCACGCTTGATTCACCTTCATTCGGAGGGGATGAAACAGATCTTTCTTATAAAATAAAAGGAACTATCGATAAGAATGCGCCATACGCGAAAGATACGACCCATCTTTACATTTCAACCAAAAAGGATGGCGATGAAGCGCTGGATGTTATTCCTATCCACGACTATTCATTCGACGCCGCATTCTACTTGCGTTTCGGTCCAGGTAAGTATGAGGTAGTTGTCAGTGTTCCAGAAATAATGGAAGAAAACAGCAGTCATTTTAAATTTTTCGGCGTCGCTAAATTCAATGTTGAAAATACAGCAACTGCGGATAGTCGAGATCTATTACCCTCAAGAGGAGTGCAATCAGATTCACCGAAAATCATTGCAATCGCGAATGAACTTTCAAAAGATAAGAAAACAGATAGAGAAGTAGCGAAGGCAGTTTATGAGTATACAGCCAAAACAATTTCCTATGATGTAAAAAAATTAAAAAATGATGAGTTTGACTGGGATGATAGTGCATTGAAAGTACTCGATTTAAAAACTGGTGTTTGCCAAGATTATTCCTATCTCGCTATCGCACTGCTCCGTGCCAGTGGCAAGGAAGCAAGATTCGTAACTGGCCATGCGGGCTCTGGATTCAACCGAGCTCGCCACGCCTGGGTAGAAGTAAAAGTAGACGGCGAGTGGCTTATAATGGATCCAACATGGGGCTCTGGATATGTCGACAAAGACATGTTTGTAGCAAAATACACGGAAGATTATTTTGATCCTGATGAAGCGGAATTCAGTAAGACTCATTTCCGATCTACAGTAGAATATTAG
- a CDS encoding DUF5068 domain-containing protein, with amino-acid sequence MTKRFFMLFTTMLLAALIVSACGKSTKETNKDASTSQSEENSEVEKKKTEEETDQVAVEKEEAEEEVKEQSNTGDNSSNDFSGLITYMEKETEGTAKVLYENAQPQVHVMEGISVSLDSYVLVELNDFHTDFNIPFNDQTDGGVIIAKYTVKSDLDKDAYYMPAFYMSFTGAQKAYNNYRYLLPQEDQLSEKLSPPNDYLIKAGESVTGYFAYPFGKDDLGKILDLSTVVVEVPKPHAEKGDVNSNFGKEGKFTLSLNEAGAAKVADNQAFYQDRATREDMGTKKMLKEKNGINKSEKLGDVDVKLEGYQFTEFTPNSEEAPRFSSFTNGLVLLTIKMNLDNKGTDDIGLSSMSSKLTVNDGSQYLLNEGMLLNFRYDDLIKDGESGELLQIFVLDQEQYEKIWKDKAFEFEIGPIKNQEAKDISKGKKATFTLPK; translated from the coding sequence ATGACAAAAAGGTTTTTCATGTTATTTACCACTATGCTGTTAGCTGCATTAATCGTTAGTGCATGTGGTAAAAGTACCAAAGAAACGAATAAAGACGCATCTACAAGCCAGTCAGAAGAAAATAGTGAGGTGGAAAAAAAGAAAACTGAAGAAGAGACAGACCAAGTAGCAGTAGAAAAAGAAGAGGCAGAAGAGGAAGTCAAAGAACAAAGTAATACAGGGGATAATTCCTCAAATGACTTTTCAGGATTAATTACATATATGGAAAAAGAAACGGAAGGAACGGCAAAAGTTCTTTATGAAAATGCCCAACCACAAGTACATGTTATGGAAGGGATATCAGTTTCTTTGGACTCTTATGTATTAGTAGAATTAAATGACTTTCACACTGATTTTAATATTCCATTCAATGATCAAACAGATGGCGGTGTCATTATTGCTAAATACACAGTGAAAAGTGACCTAGATAAAGATGCATATTATATGCCTGCTTTCTATATGTCCTTTACTGGTGCCCAAAAAGCATATAATAATTATAGATATCTACTTCCACAGGAAGATCAATTATCAGAAAAATTATCACCTCCAAATGATTATTTAATAAAAGCAGGGGAATCAGTAACAGGCTATTTTGCTTATCCATTTGGCAAAGACGATTTAGGTAAAATTTTAGATTTGTCAACAGTAGTAGTTGAAGTCCCTAAACCACATGCTGAAAAAGGTGACGTTAATTCTAATTTTGGTAAAGAGGGTAAATTTACATTAAGCTTGAATGAAGCCGGCGCCGCAAAAGTAGCAGACAATCAAGCTTTTTACCAAGATCGAGCTACAAGGGAAGATATGGGAACAAAGAAGATGCTAAAGGAAAAGAATGGAATCAATAAAAGTGAAAAATTAGGAGATGTTGATGTTAAATTGGAAGGATATCAGTTTACAGAATTCACTCCAAATTCGGAAGAAGCGCCACGCTTTTCATCCTTTACTAATGGGCTAGTCTTACTAACTATTAAAATGAATTTAGATAATAAAGGAACAGATGATATTGGGTTGTCGTCAATGAGTTCTAAATTAACAGTTAATGATGGCTCTCAATACTTGCTTAATGAGGGGATGTTACTTAACTTCCGTTATGATGACCTCATTAAAGATGGCGAATCAGGTGAATTGTTGCAAATATTCGTATTAGATCAAGAACAATATGAAAAAATTTGGAAAGATAAAGCTTTTGAGTTTGAAATCGGTCCAATAAAAAATCAAGAAGCAAAAGATATATCTAAAGGAAAAAAAGCTACATTTACTTTACCAAAGTAG